A stretch of DNA from bacterium:
CGGCGGGATGGCGTTCACCTTTCTCAAATACATGGGGTACAAGGTTGGGCGGTCCCTGGTGGAGGAGGATATGCTCGACCTGGCCGGCGAGATCATTACCGAGGCCAGGAAGAAAGGCATCCCGGTCTACTTCCCGGTGGATTGTGTCGCGGCCACCGCGGTGGACGAGAAGGCAGAATCGATGATCGTTCCTGCCCAGGAGATCTCTGACGACCTCATGGGCCTCGACATCGGGCCCGCCACCATCACCCTTTTCAGGGAGGTGATCGGGTCGGCCGGAACCATTATCTGGAACGGGCCCATGGGAGTTTTTGAACTCTCATCTTTCAGCAAGGGGACCTTCTCCATGGTGGAGGCCCTGGCCGGATCTCAGGCCCTGACCATTCTCGGCGGTGGTGATACCGATGTCGCAGTCCACGCCACGGGAAATTCGGACAAGATCGATTATATATCCACCGGTGGCGGGGCGTTCCTCATGCTGCTGGAAAAGGGGGAACTCCCGGGCATTAACGCCCTGGATGACTTATGATAGTCCGCCTCGATATTGATAGAGTCGCAAAAAGTCCAATCCGGGACTTTTCGCTCCACGGAAAGGGAAAAGCGTCGTTTTCCCTTTCCTCACAAATCAATGACTTATCCCGCAAATTAATGACTTGCGGGACGGGTCATTGATTTGGGCACCCCACGCGGGGTGCGTTGATGGACTTTTTGCGAGTCCATCAATATTCTTCCTCCCCCTTGAGGGGGGAGGATCCGCCGTCGCTCAAGCTATGGCGGGACAAGTCAGAGGTGGGGGTGAATCTATTCCCCCTCTCCCCGACACTCTCCTCCTTCGGCAAGCTCAGGACGGTGAGCCTGTCGAACCAGAGGGAAAGTGAGGAGAGGAACGATTATATAAGCACCGCCCCGGAAAATTAGCACCGCCCCGTAAAACGGATCGAAGAGAATATTTTTCCGGGTAGTTATTACCCACAGGGCAGAAAAAGCCTCCTGTCGGCATTTGACATGTGATCGGCCAGGTGGTATAGCCCGCCTGCTCTGGAGAAGATACCATGGCGAGAAAACCGCTCATCGTAGCAAACTGGAAGATGAACAAGACGATCTCCGAATCTGTGGACTTCGTCGAGGAGTTTCTGCCCCTCGTGTCCGGTGTTGAAGATGTGGACGTAGCCATCGCTCCACCCGCCACGGCCCTGGCCGCTTTAGGAAAGGCCCTGAGCAGGAGTTGGGTGGCCCTGGCAGCCCAGAACATGCATTGGGAAGGTTCAGGGGCGTTTACCGGTGAGATCAGCCCCGTCATGCTTCGGGACATCGGCTGCCGGATGGTCATCGTCGGCCATTCGGAACGGCGTCAGTTCTTCGGAGAGGGGGACGGCGAAGTGGCCCGCAAGATCGCGGCTGCCATGAGAGAGGGAATAACCCCGATCCTCTGTGTAGGGGAGACCCTCGGGGAGCGGGAGTACGGCAAGACCTTCGATGTGGTGGAAAGGCAGCTTCTCGGTGCTCTGGACGGGACCGTGGTCGAGGGCGGGGCAGATCTGGTGGTCGCCTATGAGCCGGTTTGGGCCATCGGCACCGGCAAGACGGCAACCCAGGGAGAGGCCCAGGAGGTCCACGGTTTCATCAGGGGGCTTATGGCCGGTCTTGTGGGAAAAGAGGTGTCGGACCAGATCCGTGTCCTTTACGGCGGCTCGGTCAAACCCGACAATACCTCATCCCTGATCACCATGGAGGATATCGATGGCGCCCTTGTCGGCGGCGCCGGCCTGGATCCTGAGAGCTTCGCCGGGATCGTAAAGGCGGCGAAGGCGAGAGAATAAAACGACACAAAGACGCGGTGACGCGGAAATGGGGAGAAACGGCGCCGGCAGGATCAGTAGCCCGTCATTACGAGCTGATATCGGGCGAAGCGATCCCGGTTTCCGAAATAGCGGTAGAAACTTATTCACAACTCCTGATAGAGTCGCAAAAAGTCCAATCCGGGACTTTTCGCTCCACGAAAAGGGAAAAGCGGGGTTTTTCCTTTCCTCACGGAGATTACTGATAGATCGCCAAAGTCTATGCGAGACTTTGGCTCAACGGAAAGGAAAAGGCGGGGTTTGTCCTTTCCTCACGGATCGCGACATATTTGCCGGTCATCGATCCGGGCGCCCCGCGCGGGGCGCATTGATGACTTTTTTCGAAGTCATCAACTTAGAACGCAGAGTAAATCTGTCTTATTGGAGGCGATTGAAAAACGATGATGATACTTTTCCTGAAGATCCTTCACATAGCCGTGGCAGTTTTCCTTATCCTGGTCGTGTTGCTCCAGACGGGCAAGGGAGCCGAGATGGGTGCCGCTTTCGGCGGGTCGAGCCAGACCCTTTTCGGCGGCGCCGGGCCTGCCGGATTCATGGCCAAGTTAACCACGACAGCTGCCATCTGTTTCATGCTCACGTCCCTTGGACTGGCATACATGTCGTCCACCAGCAGCCGAAACATGGGAATCGAGGTACCGACCACCCAGGCCCCTGTAACGTTACCCGGTGAGACCGGTGCGGGCCAGGTCCCTGAAGAGGCCGTCCCCGAGAGTTCGGCCCCGACATCAGCGACACCGGAAACGGCCGGCACCGAAGGCCAGTAAACAGTTCCAGTAAGAAAAAAGGCCGGCAATGCAGCCGGCCTTTTTTCTTATTTCATACTGAGAATACGTAACTGGTTAAGTGTGTAGGTGTGTAGGTATGAATGCTACATAACTGATCTTCCATTGCGGCTCCCCGCGTCCCCGTGTCTCCGCGTCGGTCTTTCTCTGTCAGGGCGCCGAGCTCCGGGCCGTGGCTCCAACCCCGATATCTTTTTCACTGCGCGTGATCCGGGCTACCGACGTCCGGGCTCTCGGGACGATCACCTGGATCTCTCCGAGGACCTCCTCCGGGGGTTGTACGGCGCCCGGAATCTCTTTCTGGACAACCAGGTTCAGCCTGTCACCGGTCCTGAGTCCGTCGTCTGATCCCAGGTCGATGAACACGATGTCACTCTCTCCCATAATGGTTTTGCCGTCGGGGTTGGCGAGGATCATGCCGGTGAGCGCACCGACAGCTCCTGAGGAGCCTTCCCGGGGCAGCCAGGTCAGGTAGTCGATGTGCTCCATGACCTGGTCACCGAATTTGATATCCCTGTAGACATCTCCAACGATGGCGGTGGCAAGTTTCTCGCGGGCATCCACCACCGTCATGTCACCCAGGACCCTGGCCAGGTATCCGACTCTCTTGCCAGTTGCGGGATGTCTGACCTCGTTGTAGACCCGCACCACGGAATAACGGGCGTCGGTCTGAAGGCTGGTCCCCTTGTCCGTTTCAACATAGACTTTCATGCCGGGACTGACCAGCATACGGTTTTCTTCGGCGGAGGTGATCGTTCCGATCCCGATCTCCTCGTCATCGATAATAAAACCGTAGGTACTTAGAGCCAGGATCATCTCCTGCTTGATTACCTCGGCGGGAGGTTCCGGTTCAGGTACCGGCTCCGGTTCGGGCAGCGAGGCAGGTTCGGGTAGCGGGGCAGGTTCAGGTTGGGCCATCACGGGCTCAGGCGGCGGCAGGACAGGCCTGGCCTCGACAGGAGGCACAGCAGTGCGCACCACCTTCTCGGGGATAACTATCTCCTGACCCGGGTAGATGAGGTGGGGATTTTCGATATCCCGGTTAGCGTTCCAGACCTGGGGCCATACGAAAGGATCGTAAAGATAAAAAGAAGAGAGGTCCCACAGCGTGTCGCCCTTCTGGACGATGTGGACCTTGCCGGAAGCGTTGACCGCAGCCGGAATGATGGAAAGGGACATCAGGACGAACAGAGCGTAAACAGCCACGGCCCGATAGGTGCCGGTTCGCTTCATGGCGCTCTCCTTATGGCAAAGGCTTCCTTTATTTTGCCCCCCGGTATCTGGTGTCGGGAAGGCCGGCATCAGTGTGCAAATGAAACCCCGAACGCGGCTTCCGATGTGATGCCCGCGTGGAGCCAGGGGGCTGCCGGTAAACCTCGGGCTTGCTGACAGACCCTCCGGGGATGATAAGCTCAGGGAAAAAGCCTGTCAAGATATGCAAAACCCGTGATTATCCCCGCCGGATTTTGCATGTATCAGCGGCGTGTCGGGAACACCCCCGACATGCTGCCGACAAACTGTATCTAGGAGCCTGTCGGAGAACCCCATGCAGGCTCCTGGATATAGTTTATCGGAAGTAGCATTTAGACCGAAAAAAACAAATATATGGCACATTTGGTAATTCACCGGAGTTATTTACCGGTTTAATGCTCTTGTTTTCAAGAAAAGACCCAAAAAAGGGCTTTCCGAAAAACCTACAGCAGCGTGTCAAGAGGTTTTCCGACACGCTGCTAGTCACGCCGTTGGCGTGATGTGCAGGGTTCTCCGATATGTCTAGTTGGCAGGGTGCCGCCCCACCTTGTCCTTTCCCAGAAAACTCATGTACATCAGGGCCTTGGCGTGATTCGGATTGGCCTTGAGGACCTCTCCCCACTGTTCGTTGGCTCTTTCCAGGAAACCGCGGGAAAAGTATGTGATCCCGAGCTGGATCCGGGCGTCCAGATAA
This window harbors:
- a CDS encoding LysM peptidoglycan-binding domain-containing protein; this translates as MKRTGTYRAVAVYALFVLMSLSIIPAAVNASGKVHIVQKGDTLWDLSSFYLYDPFVWPQVWNANRDIENPHLIYPGQEIVIPEKVVRTAVPPVEARPVLPPPEPVMAQPEPAPLPEPASLPEPEPVPEPEPPAEVIKQEMILALSTYGFIIDDEEIGIGTITSAEENRMLVSPGMKVYVETDKGTSLQTDARYSVVRVYNEVRHPATGKRVGYLARVLGDMTVVDAREKLATAIVGDVYRDIKFGDQVMEHIDYLTWLPREGSSGAVGALTGMILANPDGKTIMGESDIVFIDLGSDDGLRTGDRLNLVVQKEIPGAVQPPEEVLGEIQVIVPRARTSVARITRSEKDIGVGATARSSAP
- the tpiA gene encoding triose-phosphate isomerase; protein product: MARKPLIVANWKMNKTISESVDFVEEFLPLVSGVEDVDVAIAPPATALAALGKALSRSWVALAAQNMHWEGSGAFTGEISPVMLRDIGCRMVIVGHSERRQFFGEGDGEVARKIAAAMREGITPILCVGETLGEREYGKTFDVVERQLLGALDGTVVEGGADLVVAYEPVWAIGTGKTATQGEAQEVHGFIRGLMAGLVGKEVSDQIRVLYGGSVKPDNTSSLITMEDIDGALVGGAGLDPESFAGIVKAAKARE
- the secG gene encoding preprotein translocase subunit SecG, with product MILFLKILHIAVAVFLILVVLLQTGKGAEMGAAFGGSSQTLFGGAGPAGFMAKLTTTAAICFMLTSLGLAYMSSTSSRNMGIEVPTTQAPVTLPGETGAGQVPEEAVPESSAPTSATPETAGTEGQ